AAGAAGAAAACTTATTCCCTGAGCACCAATAGTGGCAATGGCAGCTCCTATTGCTCCCAGTTTAAAAAAATCAATAAGAATGACATCAACAGCTATATTTATAATACAAGCAATAATTATGAAATATAGTGGAGTTTTTGAATCACCCATTCCTCTTAAAATACCACTTATAACATTATAACCTATTATGAATGGAATACCACATGAACATATAAAAATATACTGCTGAGTATATTTGAGAGCTTCAGCAGGTGTATGCATTATTTTTGCAATAGGATTAGTAAATAATATCATAAGAAGAGTAAGGACTATAGAAGTCAAACTGAATACACATATGATAGTTCCAATAGTTTTTGCCATATCCTTTTCTCGTTTTGCTCCAAGATATTGTCCAATAAGAATAGTACCTCCAGTAGTTATACCTAAGATAACTCCTGTAATTGTCTGCATTACCTGACTTCCAATAGCTACAGCAGATACAGCAGCAGAATTTGCATACTGTCCAACTACAAAAAGATCAGCAGCTCCATAAAACGCTTGGAGAAGACTCGCTATAAGAAAAGGAAATGAAAATTTTAGTAAGTTTTTGAAAATATTCCCTTCAATTAATAAGTTTTTTTGTTCCATAAATAAAAAATCCTCCTGTAATTAAAAAAATGCTGGACAAAACAGTTGGGGTTTTATCCAACCATCTTATCCAGCATATAAATTTTTTATATACCCTCCGATGAACAATTTAGTATACAATATTTAAGATAAATTATCAAGGGGAACATTATATGTATATTGATAGAAATAAAAAAATATCTTATTGTCCTTAACAGTTAGACCTGAATGAAAAATCATGATATAATTACCTAGAAAAACAGTCATAAAAAGAGGCAGGGGAAGACAAATTATATAAAGTATGCTATAATATAAAGTAAAAATTATTTAAGGGAAGGTATAATGATTTTATTAGATATCTTAGAAAAAGGTCAAGAAAAAAGAGCATCAGATATTCATCTGGTAAATAAAGAAAAAGTAATTTATAGAATAAATGGAAAACTGATGCGAGATGAAGAAAATGATGAAGTTTCAGAGAAATTTTTAATGGAGTGTATAAAAGAAATATTGACAGAGAAGCAAAGAGAGATATTTAAAGAAATTAAAGAAATAGATACAGCTTTTGAAGATGTAAAAAAAAGAAGATATAGAATAAACCTGTATAATGAAAAAGGAATGCCTGCATTTTCTATAAGAGTTTTAACAAAGAAGATACAAAGTTTTGGAGAATTAAATCTTCCAGAAATATTGAAAGATATGATAAAATATGAAAATGGTCTGGTACTTGTAACTGGAGCTACAGGAAGTGGAAAAAGTACAACTTTAGCAGCTATGATTGAAGAAATAAATCAAAAAGAGGCCTTAAGTATTGTAACGATTGAAGATCCTATTGAATATATTTTTGAAAATAAAAAAAGTTTTATAAGGCAGAGGGAAATAGGAACTGATACTTTATCTTTTGCTAATGCTTTAAAAAGTGTTCTTAGACAAGACCCAGATATAATAATGGTTGGAGAATTAAGAGATGTAGAAAGTATAGAGGCTGCACTTACAGCAGCTGAAACAGGGCATCTTGTATTTGGAACTCTTCACACTAATGGAGCAGTAGAAACAATCAACCGACTTATAGATGTTTTTTTAAAAGAAAAACAGGAACAGATAAAGATACAACTTAGCTCAGTATTGAAAGGAATTATAAGTCAGCAATTATTG
Above is a window of Fusobacterium varium DNA encoding:
- the yggR gene encoding Type II secretory pathway, ATPase PulE/Tfp pilus assembly pathway, ATPase PilB, whose amino-acid sequence is MILLDILEKGQEKRASDIHLVNKEKVIYRINGKLMRDEENDEVSEKFLMECIKEILTEKQREIFKEIKEIDTAFEDVKKRRYRINLYNEKGMPAFSIRVLTKKIQSFGELNLPEILKDMIKYENGLVLVTGATGSGKSTTLAAMIEEINQKEALSIVTIEDPIEYIFENKKSFIRQREIGTDTLSFANALKSVLRQDPDIIMVGELRDVESIEAALTAAETGHLVFGTLHTNGAVETINRLIDVFLKEKQEQIKIQLSSVLKGIISQQLLLDKEKEIIPAFEILFINTAVSNYIATGKVNQISTVIETGQKYGMISMREYLSNMYKNGVIDKKS